The DNA region AGTACGACAAGGACGCCGACGGCCGTATTTCGATGGCCGAACTCGCGGCTGACAAGGAACTTGGGGAGCACTTCGGGTGGATCGACACCAGCGACGATACGTTCATCATCGAGGCGGAGTGGAATGTCGCCCGCACGCTTGGCATGGGCACCTGGGGGGCGATGGCCCTGAAGCCCGGCGGCACCAAGGGCCAGTTGCCAGTGGACGCCGTGCAGTGGCGCTTTCAGAAGAACGTGCCGTACATCCCGGCGCCGCTCCTGTACCAGGGCGTCTTCTACATGGTCAAGACGGGCGGCATCATCACGTCGCTCGACGCCGCGACTGGTGCCCTCCTCAAGCAGGGGCGGGCTCCAGGTGCGCTCGGCGAGTACTACGCCTCACCAGTCGCCGCTGACGGGAAGATCTACGCCCTGAGCCAGGAAGGCAAAATCACTGTGCTCAAGGCCGGCGCACAGTGGGAGGTGCTGGCGGTGAACGATCTCGGCGACGAAATCAACGCGTCGCCGGCGCTGGCGAATGGCCGCCTCTACGTGCGCACGCGCAGCGCGGTCTACTGCTTCAGCCAGGCTGGCCGGGGAATGTAGATGCCGATGGGACGGCCCACCGCCGGCCGCGCGCCGTGGCGGTAACGCCGTGGTAGCAGTCACCGCTTCGACCCGAGTGCGCGGAGGCCTTCGTGCGAGGGTGCGTAGTCCGGGTTGATGTCCAGCGCCCGGCGGAACTCTCGGACCGCGTCTTCGTGTTTGCCCTGCGCGGCGAGGACGCGTGCAAGCGCGTCGTGGGCGCCCGGCTCGGCCGGCAGAAGCGCCACCGCCTGCTCCGCGTGCGACAACGCTTCGCTGACGCGTGTGGTCTCGAGCAGCGCCAGCGCCAGGTTCTGGTGATAGTGCCCATTGCCAGGGTTCGCCGCGACCGCGCGACGGAACGCCTCGGCAGCCTCCTCAGCGCGGCCGATCGAGAAGAGCGAGCGGCCGAAGCCGCTCCATCCCGCATGATTGGCCGGGTCGGCGTCGAGCCACGCTCGGAAATGCGGAACCGACTCGGCCGTGCGGCCGAGGCGCACAAGGGCGTCCGCGATCAGGCCGTGCGCCGTTGGTACGACCGGTTGGTGCGGCTCGTCTCGAATGAACGACCGCAGGGCCTCTGCCGCTTCGTTGAAGCGGCCGGCAGCCCCGAGTTCCCGGCCCAGATAGTAGCGGGCCGGCGCATAGCCGGGCGCGGCGATGGACAGTTCGGCGATCGCCTGGTCGCGCTGTCCGGTGAACGCGAGTTCGGCGCCCACCAGGTGATGCGCCATCGGCGTCGGCCACCGTGCCAGCACCGTCCGCGCCATCGTCACCGCCGATGCGTACTCGCGATTGCGCACGGTCGTCACCACAGCGAGCACGAGCACCAGCGCGCCGACAACCCACAGCAACGAGTTGGCTGGCGCGCGCGACTGGGTTTCAGGGGCGCGGAACCGACGCCAGAGGGCGTCGGCCCCGATGATGACGAGGATCACGATGCAGGCGAGCGGCAGATACATCCGCCGCTCGGCGCCGACTTCGGCTGCGATCGGCACGATGGATGTGGGCGCGAGCAGGACGAATACTGACACGGCGAGGAAGCCGGCCCGCGGCGCTTTCACAAGCCAGACGATCGATGCCAGCCCGACGACGGTCAGAAACGCGGCCTGCATCCACACGTCCGCCAGCGACAGCGGGCGGGTCCAACCGTAGAAGTTCACGAGAGACGATGGCCAGAAGGCAAGACCGAAGTACCGCGTGACCATCTCTGTCTGATTCAGGATGTAGTTCCACCACGTCGTGTGCGCGCTGGCGAACCCGCCGGTCGAGATTGACGCGCTTGCGAGCAGCGAAGGCACGAGCAGCGTCCACGTGGCGGCGAGCGCTGCGTAGAAGCGCCAATGTGACCGGAGCGCGCCTGCGATCGCGGCCATCGACGCGCCCCGCAGATAGATCGCGTCGTACAACCAGATCAGAATCGGCGCCGTGGCCATCGATTCCTTGCACCACATGCCCAACGCGCACAACACGACGGCCGCGATGCGCCAGCGCGCGGGCTGCGGCGACTGATGGGCACGCATGCTTGCGTAGAGCGCGCCGAGATAGCAGAGCGTCATCATCGAGTCCGACCGCTCGCTGACGTAGTTCACCACTTCGCTATTGAGGGGATGGACGACCCACACAAGTGCCGCCACCCCCGCAAGGCCGGCCCCGCGCGGGGTGCCAAGCGTGCGCCGGACGAGCCCGAAGATCACCAGCGCGCAGGCGATATGGAGCGCCAGATTCACGACGCGATATCCGACGACATCCAGTCCACCTATCGCGTAGTTGATCGCGAACGAGAGGTTCACCAGGGGTCGTCGCGCGACCGACGTTTCAGTGGGCGGCGTCAGCACACTCTTGAGGTCAGCCAGGTCGCGAATGCTC from Acidobacteriota bacterium includes:
- a CDS encoding tetratricopeptide repeat protein; its protein translation is MKPSRSRTASTHSGAPAARLWPALILLAGLLTYANGLTNPFIFDDFGSVVRNESIRDLADLKSVLTPPTETSVARRPLVNLSFAINYAIGGLDVVGYRVVNLALHIACALVIFGLVRRTLGTPRGAGLAGVAALVWVVHPLNSEVVNYVSERSDSMMTLCYLGALYASMRAHQSPQPARWRIAAVVLCALGMWCKESMATAPILIWLYDAIYLRGASMAAIAGALRSHWRFYAALAATWTLLVPSLLASASISTGGFASAHTTWWNYILNQTEMVTRYFGLAFWPSSLVNFYGWTRPLSLADVWMQAAFLTVVGLASIVWLVKAPRAGFLAVSVFVLLAPTSIVPIAAEVGAERRMYLPLACIVILVIIGADALWRRFRAPETQSRAPANSLLWVVGALVLVLAVVTTVRNREYASAVTMARTVLARWPTPMAHHLVGAELAFTGQRDQAIAELSIAAPGYAPARYYLGRELGAAGRFNEAAEALRSFIRDEPHQPVVPTAHGLIADALVRLGRTAESVPHFRAWLDADPANHAGWSGFGRSLFSIGRAEEAAEAFRRAVAANPGNGHYHQNLALALLETTRVSEALSHAEQAVALLPAEPGAHDALARVLAAQGKHEDAVREFRRALDINPDYAPSHEGLRALGSKR